One window of Phalacrocorax carbo chromosome 1, bPhaCar2.1, whole genome shotgun sequence genomic DNA carries:
- the KICS2 gene encoding KICSTOR subunit 2 isoform X1, producing the protein MGESIPLGAPVPVEQAVLETFFSHLGIFSYDKAKDNVEKEREANKSAGASWLALLAGLAHLAAAEKAYHSMTFLGQKLGGQSFFSRKDSIRTIYTSLHNELKKVVATGRNALGGTAPHLEELLSHLSEQLCFFVQARMEIADFYEKMYTLSTQKFINSEELVNILESILRKYSSRFHHPILSPLESSFQLEVDVLAHLLKAQAQISEWKFLPSLVNLHTAHTKLQTWGQIFEKQRETKKHLFGGQSQKAVQPPHLFLWLMKLKNILLAKFSFYFHEALSRQTTASEMKTLTAKTNPDYFGKISSFIRKYDAVNVSLIFDNRGSESFQGHGYHHPHSYREAPKGVDQYPAVVSLPSDRPVMHWPNVIMIMTDRTSDLNSLEKVVHFYDDKVQSTYFLTRPEPHFTIVVIFESKKSERDYHFISFLNEISHSLKNSKAFASLKPGSKG; encoded by the exons ATGGGGGAGTCGATCCCGCTGGGCGCGCCGGTACCGGtggagcaggctgtgctggagaCCTTCTTCTCCCACCTGGGCATCTTCTCCTACGACAAGGCCAAGGACAACGTGGAGAAGGAGCGGGAGGCCAACAAGAGCGCGGGGGCCAGCTGGCTGGCCCTGCTGGCCGGGCTGGCGCACCTGGCCGCCGCCGAGAAGGCCTACCACAGCATGACCTTCCTGGGCCAGAAGCTAG GTGGTCAGTCATTCTTCAGCCGAAAGGACTCCATCCGAACCATCTACACATCTCTGCATAATGAGCTGAAGAAGGTGGTGGCGACGGGTCGCAATGCACTAGGAGGAACAGCTCCTCACTTGGAAGAGCTGCTTTCTCACCTGTCTGAacagctctgtttttttgttcAGGCTCGGATGGAAATTGCTGACTTCTATGAAAAAATGTACACGCTCAGCACCCAAAAGTTCATTAACTCTGAGGAACTGGTAAACATTTTGGAATCCATCTTAAGGAAATACAGCTCAAG ATTTCATCACCCAATCCTCAGTCCTCTTGAAAGCAGTTTCCAGCTGGAAGTAGATGTGCTTGCACATCTCTTAAAGGCTCAGGCTCAGATCTCAGAGTGGAAGTTCCTTCCATCCCTGGTCAACTTGCACACTGCTCACACAAAACTACAGACTTGGGGCCAAATTTTTGAGAAGCAGCGAGAGACCAAGAAGCATCTGTTTGGAGGACAGTCTCAGAAGGCTGTACAACCTCCGCACCTCTTCCTCTGGCTGATGAAGCTCAAAAACATTCTCCTTGCCAAGTTTAGCTTTTACTTTCACGAGGCCCTCAGTCGACAAACTACAgcatctgaaatgaaaactttgACTGCTAAAACAAATCCTGATTACTTTGGGAAAATTTCCAGCTTCATCCGGAAGTATGATGCTGTCAACGTTTCCTTAATTTTTGACAATCGTGGATCAGAGAGTTTTCAGGGACATGGTTATCATCATCCCCACTCTTACAGGGAAGCCCCCAAAGGAGTGGATCAGTACCCTGCAGTGGTGTCTCTGCCCAGCGACAGGCCTGTTATGCACTGGCCCAACGTAATCATGATTATGACTGATAGAACATCTGACCTCAACAGCTTGGAGAAAGTTGTTCACTTCTATGATGACAAAGTCCAAAGCACGTACTTTCTTACTCGCCCCGAGCCTCACTTTACCATTGTAGTTATTTTTGAGTCCAAGAAGTCAGAAAGGGActatcattttatttcttttctcaatGAAATTTCACATTCCCTTAAAAACTCCAAAGCTTTTGCAAGCTTGAAGCCTGGATCCAAAGGGTAA
- the KICS2 gene encoding KICSTOR subunit 2 isoform X2 → MGESIPLGAPVPVEQAVLETFFSHLGIFSYDKAKDNVEKEREANKSAGASWLALLAGLAHLAAAEKAYHSMTFLGQKLGGQSFFSRKDSIRTIYTSLHNELKKLCFFVQARMEIADFYEKMYTLSTQKFINSEELVNILESILRKYSSRFHHPILSPLESSFQLEVDVLAHLLKAQAQISEWKFLPSLVNLHTAHTKLQTWGQIFEKQRETKKHLFGGQSQKAVQPPHLFLWLMKLKNILLAKFSFYFHEALSRQTTASEMKTLTAKTNPDYFGKISSFIRKYDAVNVSLIFDNRGSESFQGHGYHHPHSYREAPKGVDQYPAVVSLPSDRPVMHWPNVIMIMTDRTSDLNSLEKVVHFYDDKVQSTYFLTRPEPHFTIVVIFESKKSERDYHFISFLNEISHSLKNSKAFASLKPGSKG, encoded by the exons ATGGGGGAGTCGATCCCGCTGGGCGCGCCGGTACCGGtggagcaggctgtgctggagaCCTTCTTCTCCCACCTGGGCATCTTCTCCTACGACAAGGCCAAGGACAACGTGGAGAAGGAGCGGGAGGCCAACAAGAGCGCGGGGGCCAGCTGGCTGGCCCTGCTGGCCGGGCTGGCGCACCTGGCCGCCGCCGAGAAGGCCTACCACAGCATGACCTTCCTGGGCCAGAAGCTAG GTGGTCAGTCATTCTTCAGCCGAAAGGACTCCATCCGAACCATCTACACATCTCTGCATAATGAGCTGAAGAAG ctctgtttttttgttcAGGCTCGGATGGAAATTGCTGACTTCTATGAAAAAATGTACACGCTCAGCACCCAAAAGTTCATTAACTCTGAGGAACTGGTAAACATTTTGGAATCCATCTTAAGGAAATACAGCTCAAG ATTTCATCACCCAATCCTCAGTCCTCTTGAAAGCAGTTTCCAGCTGGAAGTAGATGTGCTTGCACATCTCTTAAAGGCTCAGGCTCAGATCTCAGAGTGGAAGTTCCTTCCATCCCTGGTCAACTTGCACACTGCTCACACAAAACTACAGACTTGGGGCCAAATTTTTGAGAAGCAGCGAGAGACCAAGAAGCATCTGTTTGGAGGACAGTCTCAGAAGGCTGTACAACCTCCGCACCTCTTCCTCTGGCTGATGAAGCTCAAAAACATTCTCCTTGCCAAGTTTAGCTTTTACTTTCACGAGGCCCTCAGTCGACAAACTACAgcatctgaaatgaaaactttgACTGCTAAAACAAATCCTGATTACTTTGGGAAAATTTCCAGCTTCATCCGGAAGTATGATGCTGTCAACGTTTCCTTAATTTTTGACAATCGTGGATCAGAGAGTTTTCAGGGACATGGTTATCATCATCCCCACTCTTACAGGGAAGCCCCCAAAGGAGTGGATCAGTACCCTGCAGTGGTGTCTCTGCCCAGCGACAGGCCTGTTATGCACTGGCCCAACGTAATCATGATTATGACTGATAGAACATCTGACCTCAACAGCTTGGAGAAAGTTGTTCACTTCTATGATGACAAAGTCCAAAGCACGTACTTTCTTACTCGCCCCGAGCCTCACTTTACCATTGTAGTTATTTTTGAGTCCAAGAAGTCAGAAAGGGActatcattttatttcttttctcaatGAAATTTCACATTCCCTTAAAAACTCCAAAGCTTTTGCAAGCTTGAAGCCTGGATCCAAAGGGTAA